A single Orcinus orca chromosome 2, mOrcOrc1.1, whole genome shotgun sequence DNA region contains:
- the ANKRD9 gene encoding ankyrin repeat domain-containing protein 9 translates to MPWDTRRPGGGANGGPEGAGAARSRAQKQCRKSSFAFYQAVRDLLPVWLLEDMRASEAFHWDERGRAAAYSPSEALLYALVHDHQAYAHYLLATFPRCALAPPSAGFRCCAAPGPHVALAVRYNRVGILRRILRTVRDFPAEERARLLDRRGCSRVEGGGTSLHVACELARPECLFLLLGHGASPGLRDGGGLTPLELLLRQLGRDAGAAPAVGAPALGEPRQRRLLLLDLLALYTPADAAGPARRELLGDRPRWQRLLGEDKFQWLAGLAPPSLFARAMQVLVTAISPGRFPEALDELPLPPFLQPLDLTGKG, encoded by the coding sequence ATGCCGTGGGACACGCGGCGGCCTGGGGGCGGCGCGAACGGCGGGCCTGAGGGCGCGGGCGCAGCGCGCTCGCGGGCGCAGAAGCAGTGTCGCAAGTCGTCGTTCGCTTTCTACCAGGCCGTTCGCGACCTGCTGCCCGTGTGGCTGCTGGAGGACATGCGCGCTAGCGAGGCCTTCCACTGGGACGAGCGCGGGCGCGCCGCCGCCTACTCGCCGTCGGAGGCGCTGCTCTACGCCCTCGTGCACGACCACCAGGCGTATGCGCACTACCTACTGGCCACGTTCCCGCGGTGCGCGCTCGCGCCGCCCAGCGCCGGCTTCCGCTGCTGCGCGGCGCCCGGGCCGCACGTGGCGCTGGCCGTGCGCTACAACCGTGTGGGCATCCTGCGCCGCATTCTGCGCACCGTGCGCGACTTCCCGGCCGAGGAGCGCGCGCGCCTGCTCGACCGGCGAGGCTGTAGCCGCGTGGAGGGCGGCGGCACGTCGCTGCACGTGGCCTGCGAGCTGGCGCGCCCCGAGTGCCTCTTCCTGCTGCTCGGCCACGGCGCCTCGCCCGGCCTGCGCGACGGCGGCGGCCTCACGCCGCTCGAGCTGCTGCTGCGTCAGCTGGGCCGTGATGCCGGGGCCGCCCCCGCTGTCGGGGCGCCAGCGCTCGGGGAGCCGCGCCAGCGCCGCCTGCTGCTGCTTGACTTACTGGCGCTGTACACGCCGGCGGACGCAGCCGGCCCGGCCCGCCGCGAGCTGCTGGGCGACCGGCCGCGCTGGCAGCGGCTGCTGGGCGAGGACAAGTTCCAGTGGCTGGCGGGCCTGGCGCCACCCTCGCTCTTCGCGCGCGCCATGCAGGTGCTGGTCACCGCCATCTCGCCCGGCCGCTTCCCCGAGGCCCTGGACGAGCTGCCGCTGCCGCCCTTCCTACAGCCACTGGACCTCACGGGCAAGGGCTAG